From Lujinxingia litoralis, the proteins below share one genomic window:
- a CDS encoding type 4a pilus biogenesis protein PilO produces the protein MNELIDRFNAYPLGQKVLAVFVLMIGILVGFLTLVHRPMQDEIAKAETRRSELQRELGRLKEISESRAEVVARLNDLERQLHIAREKLPESAEIPSLLQRIHNQAKTAGLEINRFRRNEDVASSDFIEIPVEMELVGSFDEVANFFYFVGRMTRIVNVKDINVKRQTSGLVADGQLQVSARATTYRWKAN, from the coding sequence ATGAATGAGTTGATCGACCGATTTAATGCCTACCCGCTGGGGCAGAAGGTGCTGGCGGTGTTCGTCCTGATGATCGGGATTCTGGTGGGCTTTCTGACGCTGGTGCACCGGCCGATGCAGGATGAGATCGCCAAGGCGGAGACGCGCCGCAGCGAGCTCCAGCGGGAGCTGGGCCGGCTCAAAGAGATCAGTGAGAGCCGCGCCGAGGTGGTCGCGCGCCTCAATGATCTGGAGCGTCAGCTGCATATCGCCCGCGAGAAGCTGCCGGAGTCGGCCGAGATTCCCAGCCTTTTGCAGCGCATTCATAACCAGGCCAAGACCGCCGGGCTGGAGATCAACCGCTTCCGGCGCAATGAAGACGTCGCCAGCAGCGACTTCATCGAGATCCCGGTGGAGATGGAGCTGGTCGGCAGCTTCGATGAAGTCGCCAACTTCTTTTACTTCGTCGGCCGGATGACGCGTATCGTCAACGTCAAGGATATCAACGTCAAACGGCAGACAAGTGGGCTGGTCGCCGACGGTCAACTCCAGGTTTCGGCCCGGGCCACGACCTATCGCTGGAAAGCCAACTAA
- a CDS encoding PilN domain-containing protein — protein MIRVNLLPIKQARRRSAGRTQLLLFAGLLIAELVILFVFYLVESEKLDTRQTEVTGLQREVSAIENEVADARTLEKEAEALDAQLAVLNELEARRIGPVRMLDEVQAMLSPPRNEEERVAQLRRDWNVEWDTRRLWIESFTEGEGAFSLEGMAGTADDVAEFLQRMTTARHFNNVQLEYVETASSAGRSGAGAMRMVRFRIFGELSYIGYAAAQDTDANQGS, from the coding sequence ATGATTCGCGTAAACCTCTTACCGATCAAGCAAGCTCGCCGCCGCTCGGCCGGTCGCACCCAGCTCTTGCTCTTCGCCGGCCTGCTCATCGCCGAGTTGGTCATCCTCTTTGTGTTCTATCTGGTGGAAAGCGAGAAGTTGGATACCCGCCAGACCGAGGTCACCGGTCTGCAGCGCGAGGTCTCCGCCATTGAAAACGAGGTGGCCGACGCGCGCACCCTGGAGAAGGAGGCCGAAGCGCTGGATGCCCAGCTGGCCGTGCTCAATGAGCTGGAGGCCCGGCGTATCGGTCCGGTGCGCATGCTCGACGAGGTCCAGGCGATGCTCAGCCCGCCCCGCAACGAAGAGGAGCGGGTGGCCCAGCTGCGCCGGGACTGGAACGTGGAGTGGGACACTCGTCGCCTCTGGATTGAGAGCTTCACCGAGGGAGAGGGCGCCTTCAGCCTGGAGGGCATGGCCGGTACGGCCGATGATGTCGCCGAGTTTCTTCAGCGCATGACCACCGCTCGCCACTTCAACAACGTGCAGCTCGAGTATGTTGAGACCGCCAGCTCCGCCGGCCGCAGCGGTGCCGGGGCGATGCGGATGGTTCGCTTCCGGATCTTTGGCGAGCTGAGCTACATCGGCTACGCCGCCGCTCAGGACACCGACGCCAACCAGGGCAGCTAA
- the pilM gene encoding type IV pilus assembly protein PilM encodes MAMANGRNCIGLDIGSSAVKLCVLKSNKRGLSLQAFDYAQLPPETIVDGALMNSTVVADAIVELLGRNKIRHKECAISVSGNTVIVKKIRLPLMTQEELEESIQWEAEQHIPFDIQDVFIGFEVVAPKTEQGQMDVVLVAAKKDMINDYVAVCHDGGLDPLVVDVDAFALQNMYEVNYGFHRGETVVLLDIGSSVVTMNVVTDGVTMFTRDLSIGGSDITEEIQRQLNITYQEAELYKMGGSPGMSSDEVLPQEVESIIQDKAEDMAHEIQRSLDFYAATAADSRIDKIVVSGGTAAIPSLVRTIARISGVPAELANPFRNVTYDERQFTPDRIQRWSPIAAVSVGLALRRINER; translated from the coding sequence ATGGCGATGGCCAATGGACGCAACTGTATCGGTCTCGACATCGGCTCGAGCGCGGTCAAGCTGTGCGTCCTCAAAAGCAATAAGCGTGGTCTGAGTCTGCAGGCCTTCGATTACGCGCAGCTGCCGCCGGAGACGATTGTCGACGGGGCACTGATGAACTCGACGGTCGTCGCGGACGCCATCGTGGAGTTGTTGGGACGCAACAAAATTCGCCACAAAGAGTGCGCGATTAGCGTGTCCGGCAATACCGTGATCGTGAAAAAGATCCGGCTGCCCCTGATGACCCAGGAGGAGCTCGAAGAGTCGATTCAATGGGAGGCCGAGCAGCACATCCCCTTTGATATTCAGGATGTGTTCATCGGCTTTGAGGTGGTGGCTCCCAAGACCGAGCAGGGCCAGATGGATGTGGTCCTGGTGGCGGCGAAGAAGGACATGATCAACGACTACGTGGCGGTCTGCCACGATGGCGGCCTGGATCCGCTGGTCGTCGATGTCGATGCCTTCGCGCTGCAGAATATGTACGAGGTCAATTACGGCTTCCACCGCGGCGAGACGGTGGTGCTCCTCGATATCGGCAGCTCGGTGGTGACGATGAACGTGGTCACCGACGGGGTCACGATGTTCACCCGCGATCTCTCGATCGGCGGCAGCGACATCACCGAGGAGATCCAGCGCCAGCTCAACATCACCTACCAGGAGGCCGAACTCTACAAGATGGGCGGCAGCCCGGGGATGAGCTCCGATGAGGTGCTGCCCCAGGAGGTGGAGAGCATCATTCAGGACAAAGCCGAGGATATGGCCCACGAGATTCAGCGCTCGCTGGATTTCTATGCGGCCACCGCCGCCGACTCCCGGATCGACAAGATTGTGGTCAGCGGGGGCACCGCGGCGATCCCATCGCTGGTGCGTACCATCGCACGGATCAGCGGGGTGCCGGCCGAGCTGGCCAACCCCTTCCGCAACGTCACCTACGATGAGCGGCAGTTTACCCCGGACCGGATTCAGCGCTGGTCGCCGATTGCGGCGGTCAGTGTGGGTCTGGCGCTTCGGAGGATTAACGAACGATGA
- a CDS encoding pilus assembly protein PilP → MIELQKRARTRRARPGARRWWIVAALVVLSVPTLGACGGDQATGIPPEVLERQKRRQQRAEKAQEASPGAAAGADSAQLAAFDPAEDYQRPDYPVRRNPFQPDLDVMQPEPATVDDSVRPLEPLEEFPLSSLNLVAVISETAVPRAMFVDPNGLGHFVKEGDRIGRNSGVVRVIRDNEVEIREGGADESGAVVTVRLRDQQLRVADSGLTPEEREALKRLLESEEGREAIERSYRDMAPGASAADEAASQRASDTRFPGLAPPSRRQ, encoded by the coding sequence ATGATTGAGCTTCAGAAGAGAGCCCGCACGCGGCGGGCCCGGCCCGGGGCGCGGCGGTGGTGGATAGTCGCCGCGCTGGTCGTGCTGAGTGTGCCGACGCTGGGCGCCTGTGGTGGCGATCAGGCCACGGGAATTCCGCCCGAGGTGCTGGAGCGCCAGAAACGACGCCAGCAGCGCGCCGAGAAGGCCCAGGAGGCCTCTCCCGGTGCCGCCGCCGGCGCGGACTCCGCGCAGCTCGCGGCGTTTGATCCGGCTGAGGACTATCAGCGTCCCGATTATCCGGTGCGCCGCAACCCCTTCCAGCCCGATCTGGACGTGATGCAACCCGAGCCGGCGACGGTCGATGATTCGGTGCGACCGCTGGAGCCCCTGGAGGAGTTTCCGCTCAGCTCGCTGAATCTGGTGGCCGTCATCAGCGAGACGGCGGTGCCGCGGGCGATGTTCGTGGATCCCAACGGGCTGGGGCATTTTGTCAAAGAAGGCGATCGCATCGGCCGCAACAGCGGCGTGGTGCGGGTGATTCGAGATAATGAGGTGGAGATCCGCGAGGGCGGCGCCGATGAGAGCGGCGCGGTGGTGACGGTGCGCCTGCGCGATCAGCAGCTGCGGGTGGCCGACAGCGGATTGACACCTGAGGAGCGTGAGGCGCTGAAGCGTCTGTTGGAATCTGAGGAGGGTCGTGAAGCGATTGAGCGCTCCTATCGCGACATGGCTCCGGGTGCGTCGGCCGCCGATGAGGCAGCCTCCCAGCGCGCATCTGACACACGGTTCCCGGGGCTCGCCCCGCCCTCACGGCGGCAATGA
- a CDS encoding TraR/DksA family transcriptional regulator, protein MSPEHIEEFRQLLNDEKKRLLHKAANTIKHEIELSKDDMADEADLASALTDQSLSLRLRGRERYLIDKIDLAIERINQGEFGECVVCGDDISLQRLRARPVTTMCIACKEEQERREKLYSE, encoded by the coding sequence ATGAGTCCTGAACATATCGAGGAATTCCGGCAGCTTCTGAACGACGAGAAGAAGCGCCTCCTTCATAAAGCAGCCAATACCATCAAGCACGAAATCGAACTGTCCAAAGACGACATGGCTGATGAGGCCGATCTGGCCAGTGCGCTCACCGATCAGAGCCTGAGCCTGCGCCTGCGCGGCCGGGAGCGCTACCTGATCGACAAGATCGATCTGGCGATCGAGCGCATCAATCAGGGTGAATTCGGAGAGTGCGTGGTCTGCGGTGACGACATCTCACTGCAGCGACTGCGTGCACGACCGGTCACCACCATGTGCATCGCCTGCAAAGAAGAGCAGGAGCGCCGCGAGAAGCTCTACTCCGAGTAA